Proteins from a single region of Acidobacteriota bacterium:
- a CDS encoding response regulator transcription factor, whose protein sequence is MIEKIRIFVADDERPAREFLKAILRSMPDANLVGEAESGAEAIEKIRELKPDLALLDLQMPEATGIEVVKALRKNQTPLVAFVTAFDEFAVQAFEVNAVDYLLKPIEPARLRETLDRAKERLEHDDWRDRETTNLKAAAEAYDAVSRQSYLERIPVKRRDEIYLIPVAEIASIVADGELLHITTAEKDRYVINYRLKDLESRLAPDRFVRLSRGAIANLDHVSHISPMPGGTYAITLLNGQEIPSSRLQSRILRERLLRL, encoded by the coding sequence ATGATAGAAAAGATACGCATTTTTGTAGCCGACGATGAGCGTCCGGCACGCGAGTTTCTGAAAGCAATCCTGCGATCGATGCCGGATGCCAATCTGGTTGGCGAGGCGGAAAGCGGGGCCGAAGCGATCGAGAAGATTCGCGAACTGAAGCCGGACCTGGCTCTCCTTGATCTGCAAATGCCGGAAGCAACGGGGATTGAGGTCGTAAAGGCGTTGCGCAAGAATCAGACGCCTCTGGTCGCGTTTGTCACCGCGTTTGACGAATTTGCGGTTCAGGCGTTCGAGGTGAACGCCGTCGATTACTTGCTCAAGCCGATCGAGCCGGCCCGATTGCGCGAGACGTTGGACCGCGCGAAAGAACGTCTCGAACACGACGATTGGCGGGACCGCGAGACGACCAATCTCAAGGCTGCGGCGGAGGCCTACGATGCAGTATCGCGGCAGTCCTATCTCGAACGGATTCCCGTAAAACGCCGCGACGAGATCTATTTGATACCGGTTGCCGAAATCGCGTCGATCGTTGCAGACGGCGAATTGCTTCACATAACGACTGCGGAGAAAGATCGTTACGTCATTAACTACCGGCTCAAAGATCTTGAGAGCCGGCTTGCGCCCGACCGCTTCGTGCGGCTTTCGCGGGGCGCGATCGCGAATCTCGATCATGTTTCACACATCAGTCCGATGCCCGGGGGAACCTATGCGATCACGTTGCTGAACGGCCAGGAGATTCCGTCCAGCCGCCTTCAGTCGCGGATTCTCCGTGAACGGCTTTTGCGACTCTGA
- a CDS encoding histidine kinase codes for MLNTSLLINLLGFSIGIALYGLLFVMVVRHRRDSGRPTFDILLLATACLGLVWNLGEFVVFVLKDFGTGPISPALLATSYSALGFLPSVVVHSTWKNVEPGSRRLRSLTLAAYGVSSLAAALNFYSAIVIGSVPSGLALRILTLGALALLCGLLVLAFRQALEKKAVWITALLIFAVSALHLGAHSDQSSWIVELVAHQSSLPLALAILLQDYRFAFADLFLKRALSLMILALGAFTLYVGVAVPLLAWHETHDRNDVQAAVTVLGLWIATALAYPKIHAFAEWFVDSIVLQRTNFARLLERIAADIEQHDHVTGILDAVCGHLKNALAAETAEWRECEGANRVLQAVSAAGRRATVSIATVESPHFEIGLSDFSGGRNLLSGEIQMLGSVAMMTARRVDSLRVTHERCEVEIREQEFSKLATEAQLSALRAQINPHFLFNSLTTIGYLIRSAPDKAFDTLMRLTRLLRSVLSSTGEFSTVADEIHLIENYLDIEKARFEERLGVTIEIPAELGTVRIPSLMIQPLVENAIKHGISQNRAGGEVRILAAEEAVGDRRLIRLTVRDTGSGRSAGLLERPDGVGLKNVRQRLQSYYGADAELSVVAESNGGTRAEIVLPLNEAAARVAA; via the coding sequence ATGCTGAACACGTCGCTTCTAATCAACCTGCTCGGATTCTCGATCGGAATCGCTCTGTACGGACTACTGTTCGTAATGGTCGTCCGTCATCGGCGCGATTCCGGGCGTCCGACGTTCGACATTCTTCTGCTCGCGACGGCATGTCTCGGATTGGTCTGGAATTTGGGTGAATTCGTCGTGTTCGTGCTCAAGGACTTTGGAACTGGGCCGATCTCGCCGGCCCTTCTGGCGACATCGTATTCGGCACTCGGATTTCTCCCTTCGGTCGTCGTTCATTCGACCTGGAAAAACGTTGAACCGGGAAGCCGAAGATTGCGCTCTCTCACATTGGCGGCTTACGGCGTGAGTTCCTTGGCGGCCGCGCTGAATTTCTACTCGGCGATTGTCATCGGTTCTGTTCCGTCGGGACTCGCGCTCAGGATCCTGACGCTGGGCGCGCTCGCACTGCTCTGCGGACTGCTCGTTCTCGCGTTTCGCCAAGCGCTTGAGAAGAAGGCCGTTTGGATTACGGCCCTGTTGATCTTCGCCGTTTCGGCGCTTCATCTTGGTGCGCATTCAGATCAGTCGTCCTGGATCGTTGAGCTCGTCGCGCACCAATCGTCGCTTCCGCTTGCGCTGGCGATACTTCTCCAGGATTATCGATTCGCGTTTGCGGATCTTTTTCTCAAACGAGCGTTATCGCTGATGATCCTCGCGCTCGGTGCGTTCACGCTCTATGTTGGCGTCGCCGTGCCGCTTTTGGCGTGGCACGAAACACACGACCGCAACGACGTTCAGGCGGCAGTCACCGTTCTCGGACTCTGGATCGCGACCGCGCTCGCCTATCCCAAGATTCATGCGTTTGCGGAGTGGTTCGTCGATTCGATTGTTCTTCAGCGCACGAATTTCGCACGATTGCTTGAGCGTATCGCTGCCGATATCGAACAGCACGACCACGTCACCGGAATCCTCGACGCGGTCTGCGGTCATCTCAAGAACGCGCTTGCGGCTGAAACTGCAGAGTGGCGTGAGTGCGAAGGCGCGAATCGCGTCCTTCAAGCAGTATCGGCGGCCGGACGGCGCGCCACGGTCAGCATCGCAACCGTTGAATCGCCGCATTTTGAGATAGGGCTCTCCGATTTTTCAGGCGGCCGCAACCTGCTTTCCGGCGAGATCCAGATGCTCGGGTCCGTGGCAATGATGACCGCACGTCGGGTTGATTCGCTTCGGGTCACCCACGAACGATGCGAGGTCGAGATCCGGGAACAGGAGTTCTCGAAACTCGCGACCGAGGCGCAGCTTTCGGCCCTTCGGGCGCAGATCAATCCGCACTTTCTTTTCAATTCGCTGACGACCATCGGTTATCTGATCCGTTCGGCCCCGGACAAGGCGTTCGATACGCTGATGCGCCTGACGCGGCTTCTGCGCAGCGTGCTCAGCTCAACCGGCGAGTTTTCGACGGTCGCGGACGAGATCCACCTCATCGAGAACTATCTCGACATCGAAAAGGCCAGGTTCGAGGAGCGTCTCGGTGTAACGATCGAGATTCCGGCGGAACTCGGAACGGTGAGGATACCGAGCCTGATGATCCAGCCACTGGTCGAAAACGCGATCAAGCACGGTATTTCGCAGAACCGGGCCGGAGGGGAAGTCCGGATCCTCGCGGCTGAGGAGGCGGTCGGCGATCGTCGCCTGATCCGGCTGACCGTAAGAGATACCGGATCCGGCAGGAGCGCCGGGCTTTTGGAGCGTCCCGACGGAGTAGGACTCAAGAATGTCCGGCAGAGACTGCAAAGTTATTACGGAGCCGATGCCGAACTCTCGGTCGTGGCCGAATCCAACGGCGGAACGCGGGCTGAAATCGTTTTGCCTTTGAACGAAGCCGCAGCGCGCGTTGCCGCCTGA
- a CDS encoding M20/M25/M40 family metallo-hydrolase gives MMIRRKIVSVALLVTFLAPVAALAQTPAVAMNDAAAKLRDEGMNRSQAMKTMRYLTDVIGPRLTNSPNQRRANKWTRDQLEAWGLQNSVVEEWGEFGRGWELKNFSVSVQTPDGFIAFRAFPKAWSPAVKAEGNIVYVDAKDEAGLENYKGKLKGAIILMVDERPVKPGFDPAASRNSDDALAKMEAAKPNDAAPQQFTPTPEQRAAQQFNNRKIRFYVEEGAAVLVEPSNGTDAGTIRVMGANLPPSATPGGNPFSGPRVYSKGAPATLPQLVAEVEQYNRLVRLAKQKIPMTMSVNLDARFYDDDLKGYNTIAEIPGTDLKDEVVMIGAHLDSWHAGTGATDNGAGVTVVMEAMRILQASGVKPRRTIRVGLWTGEEQGLLGSRGYVAKHLATLGDGSDASAFGAMGGGERPKVNKKPAYDKFAAYYNLDNGTGQIRGIYMQGNEALRPIFKDWLAPFRDINATTVTVNSTGGTDHLAFDAVGLPGFQFIQDPVEYFTRTWHTTQDVSDRTIEEDLKRSAVIMATFAFNSASTTEKLPRKITGNASLLRNFDLTAGFDEIDSKMSGLGHSVCGHVIETNEIPHGFPGLLTLSQIGTYAE, from the coding sequence ATTATGATTCGACGGAAAATTGTATCCGTGGCCCTCTTGGTCACGTTTTTGGCCCCGGTCGCAGCGCTGGCGCAAACACCGGCGGTGGCGATGAACGACGCGGCCGCGAAGCTGCGCGATGAGGGTATGAATCGCTCGCAGGCGATGAAAACTATGCGTTATCTGACAGATGTGATCGGCCCGCGCCTGACAAATTCTCCGAATCAGCGGCGCGCGAACAAATGGACACGCGATCAGTTGGAGGCTTGGGGACTCCAGAATTCGGTGGTCGAAGAATGGGGTGAGTTCGGACGTGGCTGGGAGTTGAAGAACTTTTCGGTGTCGGTTCAGACGCCGGACGGGTTTATCGCGTTTCGCGCCTTTCCGAAGGCTTGGTCGCCGGCTGTCAAGGCGGAAGGCAACATCGTTTATGTCGACGCGAAGGATGAGGCCGGGCTCGAAAACTACAAGGGTAAACTCAAAGGCGCGATCATTTTGATGGTTGACGAGCGGCCCGTCAAACCCGGGTTTGACCCGGCGGCGTCGCGAAACAGCGACGATGCGCTTGCGAAGATGGAAGCCGCCAAACCGAATGACGCCGCGCCGCAGCAGTTTACGCCGACGCCCGAACAGCGGGCGGCCCAGCAGTTCAACAATCGCAAGATCCGATTTTATGTTGAGGAAGGCGCCGCCGTGCTGGTTGAGCCGAGCAACGGAACCGATGCCGGCACGATTCGCGTGATGGGCGCGAACTTGCCGCCGTCGGCAACGCCGGGCGGCAACCCGTTCTCGGGTCCGCGCGTTTATTCGAAGGGCGCGCCCGCAACGTTGCCGCAGCTGGTGGCTGAAGTCGAGCAATACAATCGCCTGGTCCGACTCGCGAAACAAAAGATCCCGATGACGATGAGCGTTAATCTCGATGCGCGTTTCTACGACGACGACCTCAAGGGCTACAACACGATCGCCGAAATCCCGGGAACGGATCTTAAGGACGAGGTCGTGATGATCGGCGCGCATCTTGATTCGTGGCACGCCGGAACCGGCGCGACCGACAACGGCGCCGGCGTGACGGTCGTGATGGAAGCGATGCGCATCCTTCAGGCGTCGGGCGTCAAACCGCGCCGGACGATCCGCGTCGGACTTTGGACCGGCGAAGAACAGGGACTTCTCGGATCTCGCGGCTATGTCGCGAAGCACCTTGCAACGCTCGGCGACGGCTCCGATGCGTCAGCCTTCGGGGCGATGGGCGGCGGCGAACGGCCTAAGGTCAACAAGAAGCCGGCGTACGACAAATTCGCCGCATATTACAATCTCGACAACGGCACCGGACAGATCCGCGGGATTTATATGCAGGGCAATGAGGCGTTGCGCCCGATCTTCAAGGATTGGCTCGCGCCGTTCAGGGATATCAATGCGACGACAGTGACGGTCAATTCGACCGGCGGAACCGACCACCTCGCGTTCGATGCCGTCGGACTTCCCGGTTTCCAGTTCATTCAGGATCCGGTGGAGTATTTTACACGCACCTGGCACACGACCCAGGATGTTTCGGATCGGACGATCGAGGAAGATCTCAAGCGCTCGGCCGTGATTATGGCGACTTTTGCCTTCAACTCGGCGTCGACAACCGAGAAACTTCCGCGAAAGATCACTGGGAACGCCTCGTTGCTCCGGAATTTCGATCTCACGGCCGGATTCGACGAAATCGACTCTAAAATGTCGGGACTCGGACATTCGGTCTGCGGACACGTGATCGAGACGAACGAGATCCCGCATGGCTTCCCAGGGTTGCTGACGCTTTCTCAGATCGGCACGTACGCTGAATAG